The following nucleotide sequence is from Acidobacteriota bacterium.
CTTTTTGATGAATTTCTCCAATCGAGAAATCGCTTCATCATAGTTCCCGAGGTTCATATGGCACAGACCGCTGTAATACAGGGCTATCGATGCCGATTTGCTCCTACCATAGCTGTTGACCACTGTATCGAAACTTTTCAGGGCTTCCCTGTTCTTCTCTTCTTCCGTAGGGAATCTCAGGGCAGATGCCGGAAGTTTAGCATCGGGTCCAGGATTTACAGGAGCGTGAAGCTTCTGCAGACCCTTATTGAAAATCTCCGATGCTCTTTCATCTCTGTATCCAGAATAGAAGACGATGAGATATGCCAGGATCGCGATAATGGCAACGATCCCGGCTCCGTAGGCAATGGGTTTCCAGTTCCCCTCAACGTACATGCTGGCCCTCGTGACCGCAGAGACAAACTCATCCTTCTTCATCTGCTTTCTTGTGATTCTATGTTTTCCCATGAATCTTACCTCAATAAGAATGGTGGGCCTGAGAGGACTTGAACCCCCGACACGGAGATTAGGAATCTCCTGCTCTGTCCACCTGAGCTACAGGCCCGTATCTTTTGTAACGCTTTAATTTACTATAGGTTGGCTCATCTTGTCAAATGGAGTGAAAACTTCGGATACTCACCATCCGAACGGCACGATGCTTGCCTCGCAAGCGGCATGACGCCGAAGACCATCAGCTTAAGCGAGTAGTTATGCTTCCTTTTTCAATTAAACGACCAGAAACATACTTATGAAGAAGGCTTGAAATCAACGTTTGGTAAGGAACACCCTCTTCCAATGCTCGTTTTTGAATTGCAAGCAAATCCTTGTTCGATATCCTAATATTTATTCTCCGATCCTTCTTGAAAGTCTCTTTTGCATACTTCTGAAAGCGCTCCATCTCTCTTTTAAAACGAGGGACAGACTTCCATTCTCCTCGTTCAACCGATTCAAGAATTCTTTTCTCTTCTGGATCTAACTTAGCCATTGCTTTTCACCCCTCCTAAATATTTCTTTGTAGCCTTGCGACTTGGAATAATTGTCTTCAAAATTACCTTGTTCTCCATTTCAAGATATGGTACCGAATAGACATACCCTTCTACATCGATGACAAATACTTGCTGCCCTTTATATTTCTCCTGGTTCGGATGCTTCAAGATGTCTAATATATCTCCTTGTTCGATATGAAAGACAACCTCTTCAAAAGAGATTCCCCGTTCTTCTTTTAATCTTTCATTTTTCTCGTTATCCCATTCAAAATATTTCACGATTCAAAATATGTCACAATGTGTGCCTATTGTCAATTAGTCTTTGATTGTGTAGCGTAAGCATAACGCACCGCTAAGCTGCGGCGAAGCGGCGCGGCTGTTGCCACGCAAGAGCCGTGACACCCCAGGTGGCAGCTTGAGCAGATAGTTAGAAAGTTCATTTATACTGCAAGTTCAAGCAGCAAGCAAAGGCGCCAGATCTCCCTTCTTGATCAAAGGGAGTCCAAGTTCGCGAAGGATTCGATTTAGCGCAGTGGCTGTAACTTTCGTAGGTGATGTTATCTCAATTCCAATAAGTTGACCGCTTCTGCTGTAATCCAATATCATCCCTGGTTCGATGCGTTGACTCCTATAACTTTTCTGTCCAGGACGCCGAGGGAGATAGTAATATGCAGCCACAGGACGACCGTGCCTAAATGTTACTTCGAGGTATGATTCATTCATCCTAATCATTCTCCAATGGATAAGCTGTTATGACAACTAACAATTTCATTTCGTAATCGGGCTCTACAATAACTTGCCAGCGTTTACGACGGTGACGAGTATGAATCACCCAGCGCCCTTCAACAATATCTTTCTGAAAGCCTGAAGC
It contains:
- a CDS encoding antitoxin — translated: MAKLDPEEKRILESVERGEWKSVPRFKREMERFQKYAKETFKKDRRINIRISNKDLLAIQKRALEEGVPYQTLISSLLHKYVSGRLIEKGSITTRLS
- a CDS encoding BrnT family toxin gives rise to the protein MKYFEWDNEKNERLKEERGISFEEVVFHIEQGDILDILKHPNQEKYKGQQVFVIDVEGYVYSVPYLEMENKVILKTIIPSRKATKKYLGGVKSNG
- a CDS encoding DUF4258 domain-containing protein; protein product: MLRIKWPDWWKWELEFSPHLLKRMLDRRFTEVELRHMLERASGFQKDIVEGRWVIHTRHRRKRWQVIVEPDYEMKLLVVITAYPLEND
- a CDS encoding DUF2283 domain-containing protein, which translates into the protein MIRMNESYLEVTFRHGRPVAAYYYLPRRPGQKSYRSQRIEPGMILDYSRSGQLIGIEITSPTKVTATALNRILRELGLPLIKKGDLAPLLAA
- a CDS encoding tetratricopeptide repeat protein, encoding MGKHRITRKQMKKDEFVSAVTRASMYVEGNWKPIAYGAGIVAIIAILAYLIVFYSGYRDERASEIFNKGLQKLHAPVNPGPDAKLPASALRFPTEEEKNREALKSFDTVVNSYGRSKSASIALYYSGLCHMNLGNYDEAISRLEKFIKKETGLLLIDLAKSSLARSYFLKKDFETSARIWKELTEDNQTLYPKADALLNLAKSMEFQGKVLEAKEIYRRIAMEFPGTSSYQEAANKLQS